The following coding sequences are from one Hippopotamus amphibius kiboko isolate mHipAmp2 chromosome 9, mHipAmp2.hap2, whole genome shotgun sequence window:
- the PGM2L1 gene encoding glucose 1,6-bisphosphate synthase: protein MAENAEGDLNSNLLHVPSHTGDPQLDKAIGQWLRWDKNPKTKEQIENLLRNGMNKELRDRLCCRMTFGTAGLRSAMGAGFSYINDLTVIQSTQGMYKYLERCFSDFKQRGFVVGYDTRGQVTSSCSSQRLAKLTAAVLLAKDVPVYLFSRYVPTPFVPYAVQELKAVAGVMITASHNRKEDNGYKVYWENGAQITSPHDKEILKCIEECVEPWNGSWNDNLVDTSPLKRDPLQDICRRYMEDLKKICFYRELNSKTTLKFVHTSFHGVGHDYVQLAFQVFGFKPPIPVPEQKDPDPDFSTVKCPNPEEGESVLELSLRLAEKENARIVVATDPDADRLAVAELQENGDWKVFTGNELAALFGWWMFDCWKKNKSRNADVKNIYMLATTVSSKILKAIALKEGFHFEETLPGFKWIGSRIKDLLENGKEVLFAFEESIGFLCGTSVLDKDGVSAAVVVAEMASYLETMNITLKQQLINIYEKYGYHISKTSYFLCYDPTTIKSIFERLRNFDSPKEYPKFCGTFAILHIRDVTTGYDSSQPNKKSVLPVSKNSQMITLTFQNGCVATLRTSGTEPKIKYYAEMCAPPDQSDTALLEEELKKLIEALIENFLEPSKNGLTWRSV, encoded by the exons aaTCCCAAAACAAAAGAGCAAATTGAAAATCTGTTAAGGAATGGGATGAACAAGGAGCTGCGAGATCGACTTTGTTGCCGAATGACTTTTGGGACTGCGGGACTTCGTTCTGCTATGGGGGCAGGATTTTCCTATATTAATGATCTTACAGTAATACAATCAACACAG GGGATGTACAAATACCTTGAGAGATGTTTCTCAGACTTCAAGCAAAGAGGTTTTGTCGTTGGGTATGACACCCGGGGTCAAGTAACTAGCAGCTGCAGCAGCCAGAG GCTTGCTAAACTCACTGCTGCAGTCTTACTGGCCAAAGATGTTCCTGTGTACCTTTTTTCAAGATATGTTCCTACACCTTTTGTA CCGTATGCAGTCCAGGAGCTCAAAGCAGTTGCAGGTGTGATGATTACTGCGTCTCACAACCGCAAAGAAGACAATGGATACAAG GTTTATTGGGAAAATGGTGCTCAGATCACATCTCCTCATGacaaagaaattctgaaatgtaTAGAAGAATGTGTGGAACCCTGGAATGGTTCCTGGAATGATAATTTAGTGGATACCAGCCCGCTGAAGAGAGATCCTCTGCAGGACATCTGTAGAAGATACATGGAAGATCTGAAAAAGATCTGTTTTTATAG GGAATTAAACTCAAAGACCACCTTGAAATTTGTACATACGTCTTTCCATGGAGTCGGACATGACTATGTGCAGTTGGCTTTTCAAGTATTTGGTTTTAAGCCTCCAATTCCAGTACCAGAACAAAAGGATCCTGATCCAGACTTTTCTACTGTTAAATGCCCAAATCCTGAAGAAGGGGAATCTGTGCtg GAACTTTCTTTGAGactggcagagaaagaaaatgctcGGATAGTGGTAGCCACAGATCCTGATGCAGACCGACTGGCAGTGGCAGAACTTCAGGAGAA TGGTGATTGGAAAGTTTTCACAGGGAATGAGTTGGCAGCTTTGTTTGGGTGGTGGATGTTTGAttgctggaagaaaaataaatcaagaaatgcTGATGTGAAGAACATTTATATGTTAGCCACCACAGTCTCTTCCAAAATTTTGAAGGCAATTGCACTAAAAGAAGGATTTCACTTTGAA GAAACATTACCAGGTTTTAAATGGATTGGAAGTAGGATAAAAGACCTCCTGGAAAATGGGAAAGAAGTCCTTTTTGCATTTGAAGAATCTATTG GTTTTCTGTGTGGAACTTCAGTTTTGGATAAAGATGGGGTGAGTGCAGCCGTTGTTGTTGCTGAGATGGCATCTTACCTGGAAACCATGAATATAACATTGAAACAGCAATTGATTAACATTTATGAAAA ATATGGTTATCATATTTCAAAAACGTCGTATTTCTTGTGTTATGATCCAACTACCATCAAAAGTATATTTGAAAGGCTTCGCAATTTTGATTCTCCAAAAGAATACCCAAAGTTTTGTGGGACATTTGCTATATTGCATATACGAGATGTTACCACTGGATATGATAGCAGCCAGCCTAATAAGAAATCA GTGCTGCCTGTGAGTAAAAACAGCCAAATGATTACACTTACTTTTCAAAATGGCTGTGTTGCTACCCTTCGGACAAGCGGGACAGAACCAAAGATAAAGTATTATGCAGAGATGTGTGCACCACCCGACCAGAG TGACACTGCGTTACTAGAAGAGGAATTGAAGAAACTCATTGAAGCTTTGATTGAGAATTTTCTTGAGCCCAGTAAAAATGGACTGACCTGGCGTTCTGTTTAG
- the LOC130860149 gene encoding nucleolysin TIAR-like — protein sequence MITSVKTPMFSPQIKSVCYGFVSFYNKLDAENATAHMGGQWLGGRQIRTNWATRKPPAPKSTQENNTKQLRFEDVVNQSSPKNCTVYCGGIASGLTDQLMRQTFSPFGQIMEIRVFPEKGYSFVRFSTHESAAHAIVSVNGTTIEGHVVKCYWGKKSPDMTKNFQQVDYSQWGQWSQVYGNPQQYGQYMANGWQVPPYGVYGQPWNQQGFGVDQSPSAAWMGGFGAQPPQGQAPPPVIPPPNQAGYGMASYQTQ from the exons ATGATTACTAGTGTGAAAACACCAATGTTCAGTCCTCAAAT AAAGTCAGTCTGCTATGGCTTtgtatctttttataataaactggatGCAGAAAATGCAACTGCGCATATGGGAGGTCAGTGGTTGGGTGGTCGTCAAATCAGAACCAATTGGGCCACACGTAAACCACCTGCACCTAAAAGTACACAAGAAAATAACACTAAGCAGTTGAGGTTTGAAGATGTAGTAAACCAGTCAAGTCCAAAAAATTGTACTGTGTACTGTGGAGGAATTGCTTCTGGATTAACAGATCAGCTTATGAGACAGACATTCTCACCATTTGGGCAAATTATGGAAATCAGAGTTTTTCCGGAGAAGGGCTATTCATTTGTCAGATTTTCTACCCATGAAAGTGCGGCCCATGCCATTGTTTCGGTGAATGGTACTACAATTGAAGGACATGTTGTTAAATGCTATTGGGGTAAAAAATCTCCTGATATGACTAAAAACTTCCAGCAGGTTGACTATAGTCAGTGGGGCCAGTGGAGCCAAGTTTATGGAAACCCACAGCAGTATGGACAGTATATGGCAAATGGGTGGCAAGTACCGCCTTATGGAGTATATGGGCAACCATGGAATCAGCAAGGATTTGGAGTAGATCAATCACCTTCAGCTGCTTGGATGGGTGGATTTGGTGCTCAGCCTCCCCAAGGACAAGCCCCTCCCCCTGTAATACCTCCTCCCAACCAGGCTGGATATGGCATGGCCAGTTACCAAACACAGTGA